The following proteins are encoded in a genomic region of Ictalurus punctatus breed USDA103 chromosome 15, Coco_2.0, whole genome shotgun sequence:
- the si:ch211-207e14.4 gene encoding interleukin-17 receptor D — MWQDKSSLLLLIIVFMIGQGFQTSFRPQKCTLQCVCQGSPGCEYCRISKGDVETTLGVNSAGLFARCMPWLCHSFLGLQNPEICQHYVHAPQNVTIEFMESQNPKYDTVVVSWRPSQYGIVFLRGFLVSLQTLGGTQITCQLFLLHNNMSLSAVHAQRVYYSDPFTDLSLGTQYAVTVMALPVPEIWDKFYHSKLFFTRSCPEKNGLEHCKTDWYPRYLEVHKDNKDIAVTFNLAPKDLEINRYLLSCYGGGSRSFEIIQPDFTVNSTYHTYRLLNLHTETNYTCEIAADIVDAVRKTFFVQVQHNVKEPLTLHKEVVSLAVLFSVGVLLAASLTFIFAIHWQKKQKKKSAKTEIPSDINEEYYDDYTEHQFVPVANKPNPPRLLICYSSSDGSAHVKVVLQLATFVQKHMATEVHLDMWDALSMTEEGDLGWYCRKIKESDFVLVICSKSLNKRQHKHREEEVDQKTNTSLAIIAIIGEEILRAKSLGQDLSKYMTAIFEYSKKSDIPTMLSLASHYTLPKDLPLLFSHLHGVALQKPGGYLLIENISENGYSKLPAGAALLLAIEDARILISGL, encoded by the exons ATGTGGCAAGACAAATCATCTCTGCTCTTGTTGATTATTGTATTTATGATAGGCCAGGGGTTCCAGACATCTTTCAGACCTCAGAAATGTACACTGCAGTGTGTTTGCCAG GGATCCCCAGGATGTGAGTATTGCAGAATCAGCAAAGGTGATGTTGAAACTACACTTGGAGTTAACTCTGCTGGTCTCTTTGCAC GTTGTATGCCATGGCTGTGTCATTCTTTTTTAGGTCTGCAGAATCCTGAGATCTGCCAGCATTATGTGCATGCTCCGCAGAATGTCACCATTGAGTTTATGGAAAGTCAGAATCCTAAGTATGATACTGTTGTTGTGTCTTGGAGGCCTAGCCAATACG GTATTGTTTTTTTGCGTGGTTTCCTAGTTTCCCTCCAGACTTTAGGTGGCACTCAGATCACATGTCAGCTCTTCCTCCTTCATAACAATATGTCACTCTCCGCTGTGCATGCTCAAAGG GTGTATTACTCCGATCCTTTCACAGATCTCTCTCTGGGTACCCAGTACGctgtgactgtgatggcccttcCAGTTCCTGAGATCTGGGACAAATTTTATCATAGCAAATTGTTCTTCACACGCT CGTGTCCTGAGAAAAATGGCTTGGAGCACTGCAAAACAG ACTGGTATCCCAGATATCTAGAAGTCCACAAGGACAACAAGGATATTGCTGTGACTTTTAACTTGGCACCTAAGGATTTGGAAATCAATCGCTATTTATTATCATGCTATGGAGGGGGCTCACGCAGCTTTGAAATTATTCAACCA GACTTCACTGTAAACAGCACTTATCATACATACCGTTTGCTCAATCTCCACACAGAGACCAACTACACTTGTGAG aTTGCAGCAGATATTGTGGATGCTGTTAGGAAAACTTTCTTTGTTCAAGTACAGCACAATGTAAAAG AGCCTTTAACTTTACACAAGGAGGTTGTCTCTTTAGCAGTACTCTTCTCTGTGGGTGTTCTACTAGCAGCCTCCTTAACTTTCATCTTTGCTATTCACTGGcagaaaaaacagaagaaaaagtcAGCAAAGACTGAGATTCCATCAG ACATAAATGAGGAATATTATGATGACTATACAGAGCATCAGTTTGTACCAGTAGCCAACAAGCCCAATCCTCCGCGACTCCTGATTTGCTACTCAAGCAGTGACGGTTCTGCCCATGTAAAGGTTGTCTTGCAATTGGCAACGTTTGTGCAAAAGCATATGGCTACTGAG GTACATTTGGATATGTGGGATGCCTTAAGTATGACCGAGGAGGGAGATTTGGGGTGGTATTGCAGGAAGATAAAGGAGAGTGACTTTGTGCTCGTCATCTGCTCCAAGAGTCTCAACAAGAGACAGCATAAACACAGAGAAGAAGAAGTGGACCAAAAGACAAATACCTCTTTAGCCATTATAGCCATAATTGGAGAAGAGATATTACGTGCCAAATCTCTAGGTCAGGACCTCTCCAAATACATGACTGCCATTTTTGAGTATTCAAAGAAGTCAGACATCCCCACCATGTTAAGTTTGGCCTCTCATTATACTCTTCCAAAGGATTTGCCACTGCTCTTCTCTCATCTCCATGGAGTGGCTTTACAGAAGCCTGGAGGTTACCTACTGATAGAAAACATCTCAGAGAATGGCTACTCTAAGCTCCCAGCTGGTGCAGCATTACTACTTGCTATTGAAGACGCACGGATACTGATCTCTGGTTTGTAA